The nucleotide window AACCGCATTCCCTGTTTATATATCCCTTGTTACAACGCCAAGCAATGCCCacagcgacgccgacaaaTCCAACAAACCAGTCATCACGTGTGTCGTTGCCTCGCCTGGGCAAactgctcctcctgcaggCGAGCGAGCTCTTCCATCGACATGCCGCTGTTAGCAAACTTGTCGGCTTTCTTCTCGCGGCCCTTTTCAAGCAAGGCGTCAGCGTTTGTCACTTGATTTGCCTCAAGGAAatgagaggcggcggcggtggagtTCAAGATACCTTTTGAACCTCCTTGTGCTCCGCGGCAGCCTCGAGCACGGCCGGCACGTAGTCGGAGAAGCCGAGCTGCTCCAGAGCCTTGGTGATGTGGTCGCACGCAATtgtcttcttggcctcctttTCGGAAATCTCGTTGGCCTCAGACGAGATGAGCGTGATGAACTCGACGCAGCATTCTATGAGGAGATCGCGGGCTTCTTtggcgaaggcgacgccgccttgAGGAGGCAAGATCTCGCCGACAATCTTCTGCACCGTTGCTAGGCCGTGTTAGCAAAAGTCATGGCGCGCAGGGGTCATCGAAGCCTGCCGGCAACTGATCCCGACGTCAAAGCTAACGTCGAGTCCGCACCGAGCAAGGTCCACATACCCTTGGGCAGAGACAGGTCATCGTTGCCTGGAACGCAGTTAGCCCACAGCTCACAGCAGTGCTGGCAGGTCATGCAACTGGTATCGACGCCCAAGTCGAAGCGCAACCAATACCGGTCTTGTGCTgggccgcctcgagggcaCATGGTGAGGCGCGGAGGGAGAGCAACGCGAAACCAAGCGTGCGCAAGCGATACGCCGGAGCAAGAGTGCGCGGCCCCGACGGTCTTTATGCGTGCAGGACGGGCACACAAAGGAGAGTCGTCGCTTATCGCAGTGTGCGCACAGCCCCCAGCGTAGGCGTTGCGTTGAGTCAAGAGTACGTGATGCCAAGGCCTGGGGCTCGATGCCATCCCGTGGACGGACTACACGGACGCATCGAGGCTCCAGgcacaggcaggcggcgccgagacaCGTGGGGAGAGTCATGGACAACTCACCTACAAACTCGTGATCCGACATGTTTGAATAGACGCGCCCAGGGCACGAGGGCGGGACAAACCGACTGGCTGTGCCACCGAAGGGGTTTGCCGCGTTGTTTGGATGAAGCTTCAGTCGCCGTCCCctgcaggctgctgctggtgcgtCGGTGCTTGGGGGCCGTTTCACAGGACGGAAGAAGCCAACACGAGATATCGTACGACGAGGCAAAGGACGGCGTGCGCCAACGCGAAGGAGCCTCAAGTTGCGTCAAGGAGCAAACCAGGTTCTGGCGGACACGGTGACGATGCGTCGGGGCAcgcggtggcgggcgtgtTGATGATATGATGAGCGACGAGACCTGGAAGGACAAGGTGGACGGCGATAGTGGGGCAGTCGCgggagctgcagcggcttATAAGCTCCAGGGCTTGCATGGAGGGCTCACCGCAGCTCCCGCCTCAGGCCTGTGGGCGCGGCAACCCGCGCTAGGGAGCCTCCACCAGCGCTACCTAACAGCAGTGGGCGGCAGCCGTCCACCCTAGTCCCAGCTCAGCGGGCAGCCTCCACTGGCCCAATTCCGTATTCATGACCGAGAGCGGTGGCGGGCATTTGGTGCACGTGCCTGAGGCGGCATGGACCCGCTCCAAACCTGTCcaagagaaaaaaaaatcgaCCCGACCTCTGCTGTGAGCTTTTCCTTCTCTTAATTCCCCCATCGACCGCATTCGTGTCTGCCACGACACTGTGCCTCCCGTCGGTCGCGCCCATGTTCCACGCAGCGTGGAAGCTGTGGCTGCCATCCAATTGCCAGGTAAGAACCCGTCATCTACCTTCCCTGCGTCGCTGCGTTGAATGATGAGATATGTTGTCGCCCCAGACAGAGGAGGTTCGACAAGCCTCCTGTGTTGAGAGACACAGTCTTATGCCAAATAGACATAGCTGAACCCTCGCATGCCTTGCTGCTTGCTACTCTTTTCGGCTTCTGTAGTCGTTACCCGGCTAACAGCTTGTCTACAGGCCGCCAAGTCTGAGCAGTAAGCGATGCCCGACCTCGCCGCTCGTGATCGCCGTGATGCTATTTGCTATCTGGTGCTATCAAATACCGATCATACATGACGGAGACAATTCGATAGCCTGAGCGAATTCATTAACGACAAttgccgcagcagcgctcgGAGGACCACGTCGTACTGACTGCCCAAGTGCTGCATGACAGGACCTGCCGCTGCGCTCCGCTTCTGCTTCCATGCCTCCGAGGTAAGGAACATTTTATTTTGCGGTTCTGCACAGTTCATGTGTACCTATGGCTTGCGTGATGAAGAAACTTATATTCCATGCTAATACTGAAGCACCCATGTGGAGTATATTAAGAGCTTTTCATCTTTCGACTGACTGCAAGCGTTGTGTACTCTATTGTTGATGCCTGTTCTGGTTGATGGACATGTGCTAACGTCCACTCGAGTCATAGGAACGTATGCTACCTCTGGTAAGATTCCAGCTCGGGCGAATTCCAGCTGTGGCTCTGTCAGTACCATCATCGTGACGTGCATCATGACTACACGTACTTGAGACATCGCCCCGAAAGCCCGGCATTGGGGTTTGCAACAAACTTGGCGATGACGTGCCCAGGTTGCTCCGGCTCCAGCAATTGGCCCTGTTCGAACGCGTCGACGAAGGTGTCATACTGAGCCTTGTTCATGGTATCTTTGCCCGAAGCTctcaccgccgcctgcatgTCGGTGTTGACCCTACCTGGGGCCACGGTGACACTGGTGATGTCTGGCTCCTCTACGGCGAGGTGTGTCGAGATGGACTGCACCGCAGCCTTGGAGGAGCCGTACGCTGCCCATGCGTTGTACGGCTTGTTGGCGGCTCCAGATGACAGCCACACAACGCAACCCTTGGTCTTGCGCAGCTCGGGGATGCCCGCCTTTGCCTATGCGAAGAGTCAGGGTCGGAAATAAGGCTCAAGTGAGCATTCGTACCATGGCAAGGCAGCTAAAGACGTTGATGTCGTAGACGCGCTTCCACGTCTCGATTGCTGACTTGTCAATTGTCTGTGCCTCCAAGATGCCGTGATTGATGACGATCCCATCGAGCCGGCCAAATGCCTTGACTGCAAGGTTGGTCAGGTTGCCCGCCATCTAGTAGAGCCGTTAGTTTGAGCCAATATATGAAATTTTGAACCGCCTGAACACACGTCTGAACTGGTCATGTCGCCGGCAATGTATTCCACCTGGCTGGGATGTGACTTTTTGACCGactcgagcaggtcgccggAGCGGGCGGCCAAGACGACCTTGTGAGACTGCCCAAGGAGGTAGGatgcgatggcggcgccaatGCCTTTGCtggcgccggtgacgatgaagacTTTTGCGGCTGCCATGTCAACGGGTTTCCCTCGAGTgcgaggacggcgggcgggcgcatgGGATGTTGCAAGTGTTGAGTGTAGAGAAGCTGGGTTTCAATGGTGTGGGGATGCGGCGGGTTTTGGCTTATGCTGCGGCGGGGCTTTTCCTCTGCTGTGCGAAGACGGATTCCATTTCACAGCATGCCGCCCTGCCGAGTCGGCTGGTTGACTAGTTCGTGGTGGGGTTCTCGTCGAACGGCGGCTCCAAGCTCATGTTGTTTGttggtcggcgccgtcagcgACGTCATTTGCGTATTGGAGCAACACCACGCCACGTACGACCTTTTTGCCGTGGAGatggccgccaccgtcatCGTGGGCAGTGGCATCGTCGGCTTTTCAACGGCCTACTACGTCTCTCGCCAGCAGCCGGGCTCGTCCATCCACCTCGTGGACGCGTTCCCCACCCACGGCTCTTCGCCTCGGCGTCAGGCTACGCAGGCGGCTTCATCGCGAGGGGACTGGTTCGACCCCAGACTCGCTGGGCGCGCCTTGAGCTACAAGGAGCATGCCGAGTTGGCAcgcgagcatggcggcgcggagagATGGGGCTACACGAGGACCGTGACGCTGGGCTACGAGTCGCGGAGTAAGGTGAGGGTGAGTAATTGGAATGGTGATGGTGAGGGACAGGGCGATTGGCTGCGTGAGGGAAGGGGCAGGGCGAGCGTTGTGGGTGGGAGTCAGAGCTGGAGGGGCCGGGCACCTCCTTGATGGAGGATGAGGGAGGGCGATGCGGTGACGGtcatggatggcggcgacgggacggCTCTGGTGTAGGCACATTCGTTTATAGGGAAGACGAGGTGTATGTATGCTACAAGGGAACAGGGACCCGTTGAAGTTGTGCGAGTTCGTCCTCGAGCATGTCAAAGCGGCCGGCGTCCATGTCCACCACCCAGCCCGCGGTCCTCTCCATGGCGACCGACGtccgcgacgagctcgcaAGCGTCACCATCGGGTacgccagctcctccaccgaGACAGAGACGCCCGCCacgcgcctgctgctgtgtgCCGGCGCCTGGACGCGGCGTATTCTCTCGTCCTTGTTCCCCCTCATcaggtcgtcgcggccgccgcccgttcATATCAAGCCGCTGGCCGGCCACTCGCTGGTCGTGCGGACGCCCAGGTTCAggctcggcgacgagtcgCATTTTCGCTGTTTTGCACGCTCCGCGACGAGGGGTCTCGCGCTGGAGCTCTTTGCGCGGGCGAACGGTGTTATCTACGTGTCGGGCGTAAACTCATCGAGCACGCcatcggcgctgctgcccacggATGCGCAACCGGACGGGGCGTCGCTGGCAAAGTTGAAGGacttggcgcggcggcttatcgccctgccgcccggggagaaggaggaggaggagcaggagcaggagctggAGGTGGTGCGAGAGGGACTGTGCTTCCGCCCCGTCACGGACCGTGGAGTGCCGTATGTGAGACGGCTGAAGGACGAGCAGCTGGGTGTGAAGAcacgcgggggcggcgagggaggcgtcTTCGTGGCAGCAGGGCATGGGCCGTGGGGGATCTCCTTGTCGCTGAGGACGGGTAAAGTCATGGCGGAGTTGATGGCTGGAAGGGAGACGAGTGCAGACGTGAGCGGACTGGGTATCTGAATGTGTTTTCACTTGCCTAGCAACGCGTGACGAAGGCGTTTGATGTCGTCTGCGCCGGCCATGCAGCACCCGCCCACGATGATCTGGCGCCATGCTCCTCTTTGCTGAGTGCCGAGCACGGCGTCCCTGAGCTGGTCCTCCCACGTTTCCCGGCTCTCGCCCTTTGCatcctcgggcagctcccATTTCTGCGTGGCCGTGTTGTACACCTCGCCGTTTGTGCCGTCTGGGTACAGCACCAGCGCTGGCCACGCCTCGATGAGGCCGTCGGAGAgcaggcccgcgacggcggcctcgtaacgccgcagcagggcgtcgagcttccATACCTTTGTGCAGTTGATGCCCACGCCCCACGGCCGGGCGGACGCCACGCCCGGGTCGAGCATCGCGCGGACGGCTtcctcggccgacgacccGTCGGGgagggtgtcgtcgtcggcggcgtgcggaAACAGGCAGCTCATCCAGaacggccggcgcgccagcTCCGGCACCGCGCCGATGGCCCTGCGCAGGGCGCGGATCTCGTCCACGCGTGGTATCGTCTCCAGCGCGACGTACTGGATCCGCGAAGCcaagtcggcgacgccgccgaagagCCGCATGCGGTCGGCGTGCCactcgcgcagcgcgtcctcggcatcatGCTCCGCGTCGTACCGGCCGCTGTATTCCTGACTCGGGATCATGCACGCGCCGTACGGGCCGAGGCTCAGCGCCAGGCGTGCATGGCCGCCCTCATGTCGCGGCATCCCGCGCGCCTGCTCCGCGACGcggacggccgcctcgacgaagcGCGGGATGTCGGGCCTGGGGATGCCGCGCGGGTGGTCTGGCGTCCTGGTGCCcgcgaagccggcgacggagaACTGGTAGGTGGCGGTGAGgagcacgtcgacggggaCGCCGCGCGCAAAGTCGGCCTGgcagcgctgcagcagggaCGGGTCGGAGACGAGCAGGTGCGATGACCAgaggggcgtggcgggcgtgAAGACGCAGCCGTAGGAGCGCTCGAGCGAggtgccgaggccgccgtcgaggatgagTATCGGCGGCTCGGCAGACATGGTGAGCCGACGTTGTCCTGGTGCTGTAAGTTGAGTGTTGTGAGGTTGAGATGATGAGGTTGCGCTTTTCGTGTAGCTTATTGGGTGGTGGCCCGCCTTGGGGTTGCATTAGGTGGGATCCTTGGTGGAGAGGACGAGTTGACATTGCCGTTTTGGTCGACGGTCTGGCGCTTTATTACACGGCTCTAAAAGACAGGACGCTACAAGACACTATTGATAATCCAGTATTGGGGCATGTACACAGAGAGCGGTCGTCTTCAAGTTTATGTTACTACCTAGAGCATCGCCAAACAAAGGAAGCGTGCTGTTGGGTTGCAACATGAACGGCCCCACGCGCGGGAGCCACCAACAGCGTTTGTGAGTTGTGAACCCCCGCCACAGTGTGGTGTTATATGGGAGCTGATAACCCCACGAGCGTGAGCGAGCGTTGGCAACGACTAAACCACTTCTTGTCAAGCGTAACAAAGTGGAAACAGCTCGGATTTATGATCTCGGCTCTGGGCCCAACCAACAGGGCCCCCAACGACTTCCGGGCTGCGGCATAACTGCATGTGTGGCTGAGTCCATGTGTCCATgtgtccatgtcgacgacgactaaACGTGACACACAACACAATGTCAGCTCTCTCCACGACTTTTCTCGATTGCAAGTCGTCGATCCTCCGGTAGTGTTATCGTTTTCAATCCTTCCAAGTGCAATCAATTCGGTTCGATAACCAGTGGTCGTTGGCTACTCAAGTTCAACTAAAGCATTTCAACATCTCTCCACTCAAAGGGCGCATAGGGCGTGACCGACATTTCCCTAGCAGAAGGCTAAATATATGACGGCGATCAGCGCAACTGCTGCGTCGATACTTCTATACAGGCAACCGAACTACTCGTCTGTTTGAGCAACCCACGTTTGAGCGACATTGCCACATAGCGACTCCGCAACAATGGCGACCCAAACGGAGGCGGTGAAGCTTGAGCCTGTCGCGGCAGGCATCGTCGACTCTCAGAGCACCTCCCGCTTGAGCCACAGTGACAGCGCGGGGAGCCCCGGAGACTACGACAACAGCAACTCGTTGACAGCCTCTCGACTGCGCAAGGTGGCCGTGACGTTCCAGCTGGCCGGGGTCAACTTTGCCTCGAGCGCCACGAACGgacttgtcgtcgtcggcctgcccCGGATGACTGCCGACCTCCATCTGCCCGCGTCGCTCGCGTTCTGGCCATCGTCTGTTCCCGGACTGGCCACGGCATCGGCGCTCCTGCTTGCcggcgcctttgccgacGTTGTCGGCCACAAGTCGATGGAGCTCATAGGATGCGTCGTCAGCGGCGCCATGATCATCGGCTGCGGGTTCacccgacgcggcgaggagctggtcGCGCTGCGGGCACTGCACGGtgtggccatggcgttgcATCTGTCGAGCTCCGTGGGTCTCATCACCAACATCATGCCGCGCGGAAAGGGGCGCAACTTGAGCTTCGCGTGCGTCGGCCTGAGCCAGCCGCTCGGCTTCTCGGTCGGCTTGGTCATgggcggcgtcttggtcgACACCATCGGGTGGCGCGCGGGCTGGTATCTCTACGGAGGCATcaccctgctgctggccgccgttggcgcctgGGCGCTGCCTGCGTCAGGACCGGTTGGTACGCTCAAGACTGTGGTGAGGGACATGAGGACCAAGGTCGACGGGGTTGGGGCACTGCTCGCGTCGGCCTTTATGACGCTGATATCGTACTTTTTGGCGTATGTGACTGAGCGAGCATCGACTGATCCGAAGCCTAACCCGCTGCTAACAAAGTCTCATCACAGGATCATCAGCACCGACGTAtacaaggtcaaggagccTACGAGCATCGTGCTTCTCTgcctgggcgtcgtggccctTCCTCTGTTCATCGGGTGGATGCATCGCCAGCACAGGGCCGGGAAGCCTGCTCTGATACCCAACTCTTTCTGGAGCAACTCAAGCTTTGCGACCATCTGCGCGACCATCGCCCTGTCCTTTGCGGTGCTGAACTCCCTGGAACTCTTTGCGAGTCTTTAGTAAGTCTCCATGTTCAAGTTGAGTCTCATATTGAAGATCTGTGTTTGACGATGGCACAGCTTCCAAGAGATACAGCACTTCTCCGCTCTACAAGCCGCGCTGCGTATTGTGCCGAGCGTTATAGTTGGCGTCGCGCTCAACTTTGCCaccggcctcgtcgtgcaCAAGATTCCGGCGGTGTggctcatcgtcatcactTCTCTCCTTACGGCCGGTTCTCCGCTCCTGATGGCCTTGATCAAGCCTCAGTCAACGTACTGGACCGGCGCCTTCTTTGCGCAGATTCTCATGCCATTCTCCGTGGATGTG belongs to Purpureocillium takamizusanense chromosome 1, complete sequence and includes:
- the SAM4 gene encoding Homocysteine S-methyltransferase (EggNog:ENOG503NW28~COG:E), whose amino-acid sequence is MSAEPPILILDGGLGTSLERSYGCVFTPATPLWSSHLLVSDPSLLQRCQADFARGVPVDVLLTATYQFSVAGFAGTRTPDHPRGIPRPDIPRFVEAAVRVAEQARGMPRHEGGHARLALSLGPYGACMIPSQEYSGRYDAEHDAEDALREWHADRMRLFGGVADLASRIQYVALETIPRVDEIRALRRAIGAVPELARRPFWMSCLFPHAADDDTLPDGSSAEEAVRAMLDPGVASARPWGVGINCTKVWKLDALLRRYEAAVAGLLSDGLIEAWPALVLYPDGTNGEVYNTATQKWELPEDAKGESRETWEDQLRDAVLGTQQRGAWRQIIVGGCCMAGADDIKRLRHALLGK
- the NCB2 gene encoding negative cofactor 2 transcription regulator complex subunit ncb2 (COG:K~EggNog:ENOG503P4GF) is translated as MSDHEFVGNDDLSLPKATVQKIVGEILPPQGGVAFAKEARDLLIECCVEFITLISSEANEISEKEAKKTIACDHITKALEQLGFSDYVPAVLEAAAEHKEVQKGREKKADKFANSGMSMEELARLQEEQFAQARQRHT
- a CDS encoding Benzil reductase ((S)-benzoin forming) (COG:Q~EggNog:ENOG503NZ6I); the protein is MAAAKVFIVTGASKGIGAAIASYLLGQSHKVVLAARSGDLLESVKKSHPSQVEYIAGDMTSSDMAGNLTNLAVKAFGRLDGIVINHGILEAQTIDKSAIETWKRVYDINVFSCLAMAKAGIPELRKTKGCVVWLSSGAANKPYNAWAAYGSSKAAVQSISTHLAVEEPDITSVTVAPGRVNTDMQAAVRASGKDTMNKAQYDTFVDAFEQGQLLEPEQPGHVIAKFVANPNAGLSGRCLNWNSPELESYQR
- a CDS encoding uncharacterized protein (COG:E~EggNog:ENOG503NX11), translated to MSKRPASMSTTQPAVLSMATDVRDELASVTIGYASSSTETETPATRLLLCAGAWTRRILSSLFPLIRSSRPPPVHIKPLAGHSLVVRTPRFRLGDESHFRCFARSATRGLALELFARANGVIYVSGVNSSSTPSALLPTDAQPDGASLAKLKDLARRLIALPPGEKEEEEQEQELEVVREGLCFRPVTDRGVPYVRRLKDEQLGVKTRGGGEGGVFVAAGHGPWGISLSLRTGKVMAELMAGRETSADVSGLGI
- a CDS encoding uncharacterized protein (COG:U~TransMembrane:14 (i52-76o96-115i122-139o145-166i178-199o211-230i251-271o283-302i323-348o360-380i387-407o413-438i450-476o496-516i)~EggNog:ENOG503NU0V), which produces MATQTEAVKLEPVAAGIVDSQSTSRLSHSDSAGSPGDYDNSNSLTASRLRKVAVTFQLAGVNFASSATNGLVVVGLPRMTADLHLPASLAFWPSSVPGLATASALLLAGAFADVVGHKSMELIGCVVSGAMIIGCGFTRRGEELVALRALHGVAMALHLSSSVGLITNIMPRGKGRNLSFACVGLSQPLGFSVGLVMGGVLVDTIGWRAGWYLYGGITLLLAAVGAWALPASGPVGTLKTVVRDMRTKVDGVGALLASAFMTLISYFLAIISTDVYKVKEPTSIVLLCLGVVALPLFIGWMHRQHRAGKPALIPNSFWSNSSFATICATIALSFAVLNSLELFASLYFQEIQHFSALQAALRIVPSVIVGVALNFATGLVVHKIPAVWLIVITSLLTAGSPLLMALIKPQSTYWTGAFFAQILMPFSVDVLFTVGLIIVTDTFPDDKQAIAGAVFNTASQFGNSLGLAVMQVVSTLVAKNNARMTPPGPLLEGYRAAFWTMLALMIGCTAIGGIGLRKTGKIGLKQE